The following proteins are co-located in the Branchiostoma lanceolatum isolate klBraLanc5 chromosome 16, klBraLanc5.hap2, whole genome shotgun sequence genome:
- the LOC136422002 gene encoding uncharacterized protein encodes MKRQSVTTMSANEQLSPSHNVLLAETDQHLAVQNTSTASMTMSTRVASRWSARLVGFLVSLLFLVLINYAHFGVLLRYFWPAKPPVNRKKCTCECWDTIFKGTYETGVGRYKHMYFNVTPQTLKMWTLTVAAVLLTYECITYVIRVALRSKIRPSMFVLLLAVIHSHYYSWWVFIGYYNDDFYSQWWHQLVFTSSELMSTVLVLKQLDQAVALSPRLLLATAGIAAFHVLAAGKDQFVHNVLLRRGEFHQVYRDSALMVSDVVYLVVTSAELVRMWCCERRSRDDVRMFGRDVLFCLVVIFGLIAMLSYL; translated from the coding sequence ATGAAAAGACAATCTGTCACGACAATGTCAGCCAATGAACAACTGTCGCCGTCGCATAACGTCCTTCTAGCTGAAACGGACCAGCATCTAGCCGTGCAGAATACGTCAACTGCAAGTATGACAATGTCGACTAGGGTAGCTTCACGTTGGAGTGCTAGGTTGGTCGGTTTCCTTGTCTCTCTACTGTTTCTAGTGTTGATCAACTATGCTCACTTTGGGGTCCTCCTTCGCTACTTCTGGCCGGCAAAACCTCCCGTTAACAGAAAGAAATGTACATGCGAATGCTGGGACACCATCTTTAAGGGGACATACGAGACTGGCGTCGGTCGCTACAAGCACATGTACTTTAACGTCACGCCACAGACGCTCAAGATGTGGACGCTGACGGTCGCTGCCGTGCTGCTGACGTACGAATGCATCACTTACGTCATTCGCGTCGCTCTGAGAAGCAAGATTAGACCGTCAATGTTCGTCCTCCTCTTGGCAGTGATTCACTCACACTACTACTCGTGGTGGGTTTTTATCGGGTACTACAACGACGATTTCTACTCGCAGTGGTGGCATCAGTTGGTGTTCACGTCATCAGAACTGATGTCCACGGTACTCGTACTGAAACAGCTAGACCAGGCGGTGGCACTGTCCCCACGCCTCCTTCTGGCTACCGCTGGTATTGCAGCGTTTCACGTCCTAGCAGCGGGGAAAGACCAGTTCGTCCACAACGTGTTGTTGAGGAGGGGGGAGTTCCACCAGGTGTATAGGGACAGTGCGTTAATGGTGTCAGATGTGGTGTACCTGGTAGTGACGTCAGCAGAGCTGGTGAGGATGTGGTGCTGTGAGAGACGCTCCAGGGATGACGTCAGGATGTTTGGGCGTGACGTTCTGTTCTGTCTTGTCGTCATTTTCGGACTCATCGCGATGTTGTCTTATCTTTGA
- the LOC136422001 gene encoding somatostatin receptor type 2-like, whose product MASYPVIPLPKVTVNETVTRYDLIDTLDAPTWYTVIHLILAAMGAVANALVIYILLRKPKMRTYPNIFVFSLALSDFVFCAVAIPLSWMVFWLDGFNGWLAHVSFVSYDTCTLVGALCLMTMSIERYQAVSNPIRHVQRSSMKRGSLTIVGFWVGSILVSILFYVFVMLPGDQQDVRSADLRNRTLAAKLYSFIVMFAVPLLVTVIFYVLLFKALKQRGDIPARARSEARSHGRVTRMVTAVVVAYVISWSPSHIVGLVAVSGSNITVLALALRVCFVLQVINAVTNPFLYALLGERFGFYIREMMCRKNLGKQQHRDGEPMTTQGHEQRQVGTTSMANSQVQ is encoded by the coding sequence ATGGCGTCATATCCGGTGATCCCTCTTCCCAAGGTGACTGTCAACGAGACAGTTACACGATACGATCTTATCGACACACTGGACGCACCCACATGGTACACTGTGATTCACCTGATTCTAGCAGCCATGGGCGCTGTAGCCAACGCTCTCGTCATTTACATCTTACTGAGGAAACCGAAGATGAGAACGTATCCAAACATCTTTGTGTTTAGCCTTGCGTTGTCAGACTTTGTCTTCTGCGCAGTGGCGATCCCTTTGTCGTGGATGGTGTTTTGGCTCGATGGTTTCAATGGTTGGTTGGCGCATGTATCGTTTGTTAGCTACGACACTTGCACTCTTGTTGGCGCGCTGTGTCTGATGACGATGAGTATCGAACGTTACCAAGCTGTTTCGAACCCGATACGTCACGTCCAGCGGAGTTCTATGAAACGCGGCTCGCTTACAATCGTTGGGTTTTGGGTGGGTTCGATTCTCGTAAGCATCCTGTTTTACGTGTTTGTGATGCTACCAGGGGACCAACAAGACGTGAGATCTGCGGACCTGAGAAATCGCACGCTTGCAGCAAAACTTTACAGTTTCATAGTAATGTTTGCAGTCCCATTGCTGGTTACAGTCATCTTTTACGTACTCTTATTcaaggccttaaaacagcgtgGTGATATACCCGCTAGGGCAAGGAGTGAAGCCAGGTCCCACGGCCGTGTAACTAGGATGGTGACTGCCGTTGTGGTAGCCTATGTAATATCGTGGTCTCCATCACATATCGTAGGTTTAGTGGCCGTTTCAGGCAGCAACATCACAGTTCTGGCACTCGCCTTGCGGGTTTGTTTCGTACTGCAAGTCATCAATGCGGTGACGAACCCGTTCCTatatgctctgcttggagaaaggTTTGGGTTCTACATACGAGAAATGATGTGTCGAAAGAACCttggtaaacaacaacacagagaTGGAGAACCTATGACAACACAAGGGCACGAGCAAAGACAAGTTGGAACAACGTCCATGGCAAATAGTCAGGTACAGTGA
- the LOC136422195 gene encoding uncharacterized protein, translating to MSTRLASRWSARLVGFLVSLLFLVLINYAHFGVLLRYVWPAKPPVNRKKCTCECWDTIFKGTYQMGVGHYKHIYFNVTPQTLKMWTLTVAAVLLTYECVTYVIRVALRSKIRPSMFVLLLAVIHSHYYSWWVFIGYYNDDFYEQWWHQLVFTSSELMSTVLVLKQLDQAVALSPRLLLATAGIAAFHVLAAGKDQFVHNVLLRRGEFHQVYRDSALMVSDVVYLVVTSAELVRMWCCERHSRDDVRMFGRDVLLCVVVIFGLIAMLSYL from the coding sequence ATGTCGACTAGGTTAGCTTCACGTTGGAGCGCTAGGTTGGTCGGTTTCCTTGTCTCTCTACTGTTTCTAGTGTTGATCAACTATGCTCACTTTGGGGTCCTCCTTCGCTACGTCTGGCCGGCAAAACCTCCCGTTAACAGAAAGAAATGTACATGCGAATGTTGGGACACCATCTTTAAGGGAACCTACCAGATGGGCGTCGGCCACTACAAGCACATCTACTTTAACGTCACGCCACAGACGCTGAAGATGTGGACGCTGACGGTCGCTGCCGTGCTGTTGACGTACGAATGCGTCACTTACGTCATTCGCGTCGCTCTGAGAAGCAAGATTAGACCGTCAATGTTCGTCCTCCTCTTGGCAGTGATTCACTCACACTACTACTCGTGGTGGGTTTTTATCGGGTACTACAACGACGATTTCTACGAACAGTGGTGGCATCAGTTGGTGTTTACGTCATCAGAACTGATGTCTACGGTACTCGTACTGAAACAGCTTGACCAGGCGGTAGCTCTTTCCCCACGCCTCCTTCTGGCCACCGCTGGTATTGCAGCGTTTCACGTCCTAGCAGCAGGGAAAGACCAGTTCGTCCACAACGTGTTGTTGAGGAGGGGGGAGTTCCACCAGGTGTATAGGGACAGTGCGTTAATGGTGTCAGATGTGGTGTACCTGGTAGTGACGTCAGCAGAGCTGGTGAGGATGTGGTGCTGTGAGAGACACTCCAGAGATGACGTCAGGATGTTTGGGCGTGACGTTCTGCTCTGTGTTGTCGTCATTTTCGGACTCATCGCGATGTTGTCTTATCTTTGA